Within Halarchaeum grantii, the genomic segment CGCCGGACGTCGCCGTTCGCGAGCTTCACGGTCGGCCCCTCGATGGAGTCGACGGGGACGACGCCGCCCGCCTTCCCCGGGCGCTCGGTCTTGATCTGCGTGCCGGTCGCGAGGAAGTCGTCGACGACGTGCATCGTCGCGGGGTGGACGCCCGCCGTCGCGAAGCCGTGGTTGCGCGCGCGGCCGTATCGCAGGCGGAAGCCCCCCGCTTCGGAGGGGTGGCCGAAGACCGGGCGGCCGGCGATGAGGTCGCGGAGGAATTTGCTGTCGGGGTCGACGCGCGGCGGGCCGTCCGGGGCGTCGTCGGGTTCCTCGGGGGTCGCCTCGTCCTCGCCGTCGTCGCCCTCGTCCTCGTCCGCGTCGGCCGCGTCGTCGCCCCCGTCGTAGTACGTGCCGTCGATGAGGTCCTGCAGCCACGGCCACTCCACCTCGTCGAGTTGGCGCGTGTAGCGCTGTATCTTCGGGGCCTTCAGGGCGATGCCCTCCGCGAGCACGAGACACATCCCGCCGCGCGCGGAGTTCGTGTCGACGCGCTCGAGGTCGCGAAAGCCCGACACCTCCTCGTCGCCCGTCGCCTCACCGTCGAGCATGATGGGCATGTGCTCGGCGATGAACCTCGTCTCCTCGTCCTTCGGCGAGTACTGGAGGCCCGTCTCGTCGTCGTAGAGCGAGACCTCCTCGGCGTAGCGCTCCACCTCGTCGGCGCGAGCGCCGTACTCCTCGATACCCAGCAGGGAGCGCGCATAGTCGGCGACGAGCACGCTGAGGGCTTGGGCGGTGCCGCCGGCGGAGCGGATCGGCCCCGCGTAGTAGACGTTCACGAACTCCGTGCCGTCGTCGTTCTGCAGCAACTCGACGCGGTCGATGCCCTCGATGGGCGCCGCGACGACGCCCTCGGTCAGGAGGGCGACGGCGGTCCGGACCGCGCCCTCGATCTTCCCGGCGCGCGTGTCGTAGTCGCCGACGGTGCCCTCGACGAAGTCCTCGACGAGCGCGAGCGCCGCCTCCTCGCGGCCCATCTCGCCCTCGAGGTCGCGCACGCGCTCGGCGACGCCCTCGATGCCGAGGATGTTCTCGACGCGGTCCGCCATGTCCTTCGCGACCGGAATCTCGACCTCGGGGACGGGGTCCTCCCCGCGAGTCTTCGCCTCCTCCGCGACGGCGAACGCCTCGTCAAGTCGCGACTCGAGTCCCTCGAAGTAGGCGTCGTCTTCCGGGCGCATTCGGTGGTCCACAAAGGGTACAGCGCTGAGGCTATTGAGGGTTGTGTTCGTTCGGACCCGCGTCGTCGCGACCCCTCACTCGGCGGCGGGTCGCTCGCGCCTCACTTCGCTCGACGCTCGCCTTTTCGCGGCGCCTCGCTAGCGAGGCGCCGCGGTCACTCCCACAGCTCCCGGCCGCTCGCGGTGTCGCGCTCGCGAGTGAGCGCGTCCTCGAAGGTGCGACAGTAGAGTTCGGCGTCGAAGACGGTGGCGCGGACGAGCGCGCCGGAGACGGTCTGCCCGGAGGGCCGCGAGAGGACGACGTGCGCGTCGACGCCGACGTCGCCGTCGTCGTCGAGCGCGATGGTGCCGGTGCAGGCGGCGACCTCGAGCGGTTCGTCGTAGGTGACGGTCTCGTACGCGAAGTCGTCCTGATCGTAGACGGCGATTTCGGCGTCGACGACGGCGCCGGTGGCGCTGAACCACCCGGCGTCGACGTCGGCGGCGGTGGCGAACGACTCGATCTCCGCGATCCACTCCTCGCCGTGGTCGAAGCGGACGGCGAACTCGCGCTCGCCCGTGACTTCCCGTGCGTCCATACTCGGAGGGGTCGGCGGCGGGCGAGAAAAAGGACCGGGTTAACGCATCGATGCGAGCGGCTTCGCCTCCCCGGTGGGTGCGGCGAGCCACGCCTCCTCCGCGGAGACGTCGGCGATGACGAAGCGCTCCACCCCGCCGTCGTCGTCGACGGCGGCCATGACCTCACCGGCGCTGGACGCGCTCGGCACGACGGTCGTATCGGATGCCATGTCAATTAGTACCACGTGCCACGGTGTACTTAAATTCATTGATGCGGAGGACAGCGCCCCTCGCGGGGAGCGCCGGACGGGCGCCGAATGGTAGATAAATTTAAAAATATATCGAGCGGCAAATTTAAGCACAACCGACAGTAAAAAGTTGCCGGATGACAATTTCTGGCAATCTTTCACGCCGTCGGTTCCTGCAGGCGACCGGGGGGGCGGCGACGGCCGCCGCGCTTGCGGGCTGTGGCGGAAACGAGGGTGAGACCGCCACGACGACGGCCGCTACCCGGACGACGGACGCGACGGCGTCCGGCGGGGACGTCGGGGAGAATACGTTCTCGATGATCAACAGCTCCGTCTCGACGTTCGACCCCGTCGCGTTCGTCGACGAGGCCTCCGGCTACGTCATTCAGCAGCTCTTCGAGACACTCACCGACTACCCGAACGGCGAAGTCGACGTCGAGACCCTCCTCGCGACCGACTACGAGGTCTCCGACGACGGGCGGACCTACACGTTCCACCTCGCCGAAGACGCCACGTACAGCACCGGCGACCCCGTCACCGCGGGCGACTTCGTCTACGCGTGGGAGCGCCTCGCCGCCTCCCCCAACTCGAAGCGCGCGGGCTTCCTCCTCGACAACCTCGGCATCGAGCACGAGACGACGACGGCGACGACCGACGACGGCCGCGAGGTCGAGCGCTACGTGCCGGACTCGATGGCCGTGACGGCCGTCGACGAGCACACGCTCGAAGTCACGCTCGCGCAGCCGAACTTCGCGGCGCTGCGAATCCTCGCCTACCGGGGGTTCGCGGCGGTTCCGGAGGGAATCGTCGGCGACATCGACGGCTACGAGGGGGAGCTGAGTCAGTCGGCGTTCGCCACCGAGAACCCGGTCGGCTCCGGCCCGTTCACCCTCGACGCGTGGCGGCGCTCCGTCTCCATCGACCTCGCCGCGCGCGACGACTACTGGGGGGACGGCCCCGCGGTGGACGGCGTCCACATGCAGGTCCTCGAGCGAACGAGCGCGCGATACGCGTACGCGACGCTCAACATGAACGCCGACAACCCCTACGTCCCGCCGTCCAAGTGGGACGCGTCGAAGCGCACCATCGAGGGCACGGACGAGCGCGGGCGGCGATACGGCGAGTACGGCCCGCTCGAGAACGGCCTGACCGTCCCCTACTACGCGGTGGACGAACTCAGCACGTACTGGCTCGCGTTCAACTGTCAGAACGTCCCGAAGCCCGTCCGGCGAGCCGTCTCCTACGCGGTCAGCCAGCAGACGGTCGTCTCGGAGCTGTTCAAGGACCGCTACAACCCCGCGCACACGCTCACGCCGCCCGGCCTCTTCCCCGGCGGCCCCGACGCCCAGTCCGCCTTCGCGGCCGAGCACTACCCCTACGGCGTCGACACCGAGACCCGCCTCGACGAGGCGCGCCGCGTCATGGCGGACGCGGGCTACGACGACTCGGAGACGTTCGATCTGACGCTCACGCTCTATCAGGGCGACACCTACCGACAGCTCGGTACGCTCGTACGCGACCTGCTCAGCTCCGCGCACATGGACGTCACCATCGAGCAACCACAGCAGTCGACGATGCTCACCCGCCTCCGGAACGGCAACGTCGACGTGGTCTCGTCCGGGTGGAGCGCGGACTACCCCGCCGCGACGAACTTCCTCCAGTTGGTCAACCCGCCGTCCACGCGGACGAGCGACCCCTCCGCGACGTCCTACTACGACTGGTTCGGGACGGCGGCCGCCGAGCGCGCCGCGAACGCGTGGGACCGGATTCAGGACAGCCTCGGGCCGTCGGAGGCGGCCGCAGAGACGCGCTCGGAGGCCTATCGGACGATGGAGCGCGCGTGGATGGAGGACGCGGTCATCGTCCCGCTGTTCTTCTCCGTCGCCCACCACATGGACTACCCGTGGCTCGAGAAGGAGCGCACGGGCGCGATGGGGTCGTCGAACATGCGCTTCGACGAGCTCAGCGTCGGCGACCGGAGCCAGTACCGGTAGTCGAGCGCGGCCGAGCGGCCGCGTTCCGCCGGGTAGACGGCCTCCCGTCACGTCGCGCTCCCCCGAGCGGAAGGAATAATTACCGCAAGCGGGTTAGCTCACGCGTACCGATGACCGCGCCCGCCGGAGGCCGAGGTGTCGACCCGTGAGGCGGTGGGCGTACCTCGCGAAGCGCCTCGTCCTCGCGGTGCCGGTCGTGCTGTTCGGGACGTCGCTGACGTTCCTCCTCCTCTACGCCGGGCCCGTCAATCCGGCCGCGTCGATACTCGGGCAGGGCGCGACGCCCGCGGAGATAGCGCGTCTCGAAGCCCGGCTCGGCCTGAACGAGCCGCTCTGGAGTCAGTACCTCGAGTTCATGACGGGCGTGCTGACGTTCGGCCTCGGGGAGTCCTACGTCATCAGCCCGAACACGGACGTCTACGCGGTCATCCTCGACTACGCGCCCCGCACGCTCTGGATGGGGTTCTGGGCGGTCCTCCTCCCGCTGTTCGTCGGCATCCCGCTGGGCTTCTACGCCGGGCTGAACCCGAACACGCCCGCCGACTACGTCGCGAGCCTCGGCGGAATCGTCTGGCGCGCGATGCCGAACTTCTGGCTCGCCGTCGTCCTGATGACCGCCCTCTCGCGCTCCGGAGCCATCACGGGCGGCGCGTTCGCGTGGGGGACGTGGCTCGTCGAGACGACGGTCGTCGGCGCGCCGCCGCTCGACGGGCTCGTGACGTGGACCGGCCTCGTCCCGAGCGTGGACGCCCACCAGTTCCTCGTCGCGCTGAAGATGACGCTCCCCGCCTCCGTCGTCCTCGGCTCCGCGAGCATGGGCAACGAGATGCGCATCGCGCGGACGGCGATGCTGGAGGCGACGCACGCGAACTACGTCGAGCTGGCGCGCGCGAAGGGCGTCTCCGGGCGCGCGATCGTCTGGAAACACGTCTTCCGGAACGCGCTCGTCCCGCTCATCCCCGTCATCAGCGCGGAGGCGTTCCTCCTCGTCGGCGGGAGCGTCCTCGTCGAGTACGTCTTCGGCATCAACGGCATCGGCTACCTCTTCTTCCGCGCGATGACGCAGGGCGACATCCCGCTCGCCGGCGCGCTCATGTTCGTCTTCATCGTCATCGTCGTCGGGATGAACGTCGTACAGGACCTGCTCTACACGCTCGTCGACCCGCGTGTCGGCTACGACTGACTCATGAGTGAACACGAGACCGTCGAGGGAGAAGGCCTCCGTGAGCGCGTCCGCGCCGACC encodes:
- a CDS encoding PPC domain-containing DNA-binding protein, coding for MDAREVTGEREFAVRFDHGEEWIAEIESFATAADVDAGWFSATGAVVDAEIAVYDQDDFAYETVTYDEPLEVAACTGTIALDDDGDVGVDAHVVLSRPSGQTVSGALVRATVFDAELYCRTFEDALTRERDTASGRELWE
- a CDS encoding DUF7556 family protein: MASDTTVVPSASSAGEVMAAVDDDGGVERFVIADVSAEEAWLAAPTGEAKPLASMR
- a CDS encoding ABC transporter substrate-binding protein, with the protein product MTISGNLSRRRFLQATGGAATAAALAGCGGNEGETATTTAATRTTDATASGGDVGENTFSMINSSVSTFDPVAFVDEASGYVIQQLFETLTDYPNGEVDVETLLATDYEVSDDGRTYTFHLAEDATYSTGDPVTAGDFVYAWERLAASPNSKRAGFLLDNLGIEHETTTATTDDGREVERYVPDSMAVTAVDEHTLEVTLAQPNFAALRILAYRGFAAVPEGIVGDIDGYEGELSQSAFATENPVGSGPFTLDAWRRSVSIDLAARDDYWGDGPAVDGVHMQVLERTSARYAYATLNMNADNPYVPPSKWDASKRTIEGTDERGRRYGEYGPLENGLTVPYYAVDELSTYWLAFNCQNVPKPVRRAVSYAVSQQTVVSELFKDRYNPAHTLTPPGLFPGGPDAQSAFAAEHYPYGVDTETRLDEARRVMADAGYDDSETFDLTLTLYQGDTYRQLGTLVRDLLSSAHMDVTIEQPQQSTMLTRLRNGNVDVVSSGWSADYPAATNFLQLVNPPSTRTSDPSATSYYDWFGTAAAERAANAWDRIQDSLGPSEAAAETRSEAYRTMERAWMEDAVIVPLFFSVAHHMDYPWLEKERTGAMGSSNMRFDELSVGDRSQYR
- a CDS encoding ABC transporter permease, with translation MRRWAYLAKRLVLAVPVVLFGTSLTFLLLYAGPVNPAASILGQGATPAEIARLEARLGLNEPLWSQYLEFMTGVLTFGLGESYVISPNTDVYAVILDYAPRTLWMGFWAVLLPLFVGIPLGFYAGLNPNTPADYVASLGGIVWRAMPNFWLAVVLMTALSRSGAITGGAFAWGTWLVETTVVGAPPLDGLVTWTGLVPSVDAHQFLVALKMTLPASVVLGSASMGNEMRIARTAMLEATHANYVELARAKGVSGRAIVWKHVFRNALVPLIPVISAEAFLLVGGSVLVEYVFGINGIGYLFFRAMTQGDIPLAGALMFVFIVIVVGMNVVQDLLYTLVDPRVGYD